The following are encoded together in the Fusarium keratoplasticum isolate Fu6.1 chromosome 1, whole genome shotgun sequence genome:
- a CDS encoding SYMPK-PTA1-N domain-containing protein produces MAANLSVSDQIRQLNDARKLVLGDVKYYPSIVRGILPIIGPNAAIELRRWGAEFLAEAFATPALPNGEKETMQPYVLATLESMIENDREDPQVIRSVIQCAASIYPLALRWIINNSYDTITWQRMVAIKQKILRIWDNAAPSVRICCIKFAQRVVLAQSVASGAELRYGGTLDVSLDKVPPGHQSLDPRNLEAEASGLLDRMLIVLQESSDALVVDATLNCLSILVRTRPATSNRVVNALLNFNPLKLANSPLTPKTRVMMKSMEKTSRLLLIHLMKRDPHNPMTPRIQQHVERMMRTMAEIFDDSGRKRPLAAQHHDGYDAKRQRLTPAQIQVPPLGPGTHSLADVFTLIDNDALRNFDIFQVPAPMVAKIAVTTLASIDQQVLAKAVDGIRGRLDALASAPAPELNPNTAPLGVDEDDDDYEPDFYQAEDTEQILNKLDSAPVHDASSGLEDSLALKSFHLHQPQALTPETALTAGNGTVTRVIEMMKSLEDPSKKSKAGFSRLAASSGNRDSWMTILARLATRSVAGLEGVSVKDEGDPSAPQSLSSNIRDVLYAYVMEDFRKHIDVAVSWLCEEWYNDKLQQKSGGDRLLHYEKCCLRLIDGFLPYLNAQDKVLTRFLSEIPELNRNILSRVKHMCRDPSIVQLALTSLLYLVMMRPPIKEIALDTVQDIWTEFEEARPMAGKYLSKYRPAFMEAGREAAGDNAGQATAPAIAA; encoded by the exons ATGGCGGCGAACCTGTCAGTGTCGGACCAGATCCGGCAGCTCAACGATGCCCGAAAGCTCGTCCTGGGAGACGTCAAATACTATCCAAGTATCGTCAGAGGAATCCTCCCCATCATTGGACCGAACGCGGCGATCGAACTTCGACGATGGGGCGCCGAATTCCTCGCCGAGGCCTTTGCGACGCCAGCGCTGCCGAAcggagagaaggagacgaTGCAGCCCTACGTATTGGCGACACTAGAATCGATGATCGAGAATGATCGAGAAGACCCCCAAGTCATCCGGAGCGTGATCCAGTGCGCCGCCAGCATCTATCCGCTAGCGTTGAGGTGGAT CATAAATAACAGCTACGATACAATTACGTGGCAGAGAATGGTGGCAATCAAGCAGAAGATTTTACGGATATGGGACAACGCAGCCCCTTCCGTGAGGATCTGCTGCATAAAGTTTGCGCAACGTGTGGTTTTGGCGCAGAGTGTCGCTTCTGGTGCTGAGCTCAGA TATGGTGGCACTCTCGATGTCTCCTTGGACAAAGTCCCCCCGGGCCACCAGTCCCTCGACCCCCGGAATTTGGAGGCAGAAGCATCAGGGCTCCTGGACCGAATGCTTATAGTGCTTCAAGAGAGCAG TGATGCATTGGTCGTAGATGCGACGCTCAATTGCTTGTCTATTCTCGTGAGAACGCGCCCGGCAACCTCGAATCGAGTTGTCAATGCTCTtctcaacttcaaccccCTCAAGCTCGCAAACTCACCCCTCACACCCAAAACTCGCGTCATGATGAAATCGATGGAGAAGACAAGTCGACTGCTCTTGATCCACCTGATGAAGCGAGATCCTCACAACCCCATGACGCCCAGGATTCAGCAGCACGTAGAGCGTATGATGCGCACCATGGCTGAGATATTCGACGACTCGGGAAGGAAACGGCCTCTCGCGGCACAGCACCATGACGGATATGATGCTAAACGACAACGGCTGACTCCCGCCCAGATCCAGGTGCCCCCGCTGGGTCCTGGCACGCACAGCCTGGCAGATGTGTTCACATTGATCGATAATGACGCTCTAAGGAACTTTGACATCTTCCAGGTCCCTGCACCCATGGTGGCCAAGATCGCAGTCACGACGCTTGCGAGTATCGATCAGCAAGTGTTGGCCAAGGCGGTTGATGGTATCCGTGGACGTCTAGACGCCCTTGCCAGTGCTCCAGCTCCCGAACTGAACCCCAATACCGCCCCGTTGGGTgtggatgaagacgacgacgactacgAGCCCGACTTTTACCAGGCTGAGGATACAGAACAGATCCTCAACAAGCTAGATAGCGCTCCTGTTCACGATGCGTCGTCAGGTCTAGAGGACAGCCTTGCTTTGAAGTCGTTCCACCTTCACCAACCCCAGGCACTGACACCGGAAACGGCTCTAACAGCGGGTAACGGGACCGTGACGCGGGTGATTGAGATGATGAAATCTTTAGAGGATCCCtcaaagaagagcaaggctGGCTTCAGTAGGCTAGCTGCCAGCTCTGGAAACCGAGACTCGTGGATGACGATACTGGCACGACTGGCGACGCGGTCAGTGGCTGGCCTCGAGGGAGTATCTGTGAAGGACGAGGGTGACCCATCAGCACCGCAATCCCTCAGCAGTAACATCCGCGACGTGCTTTATGCCTACGTGATGGAAGACTTCCGGAAACACATCGATGTGGCAGTTTCGTGGCTGTGTGAAGAATGGTACAACGACAAGCTACAGCAGAAGTCAGGCGGCGATCGACTGCTGCACTACGAAAAGTGCTGCCTGCGGCTGATTGATGGGTTCTTGCCATATCTGAACGCCCAGGACAAGGTGCTCACGCGATTCCTGAGCGAGATTCCGGAGCTGAACCGGAATATTCTATCTCGGGTGAAGCACATGTGTCGCGATCCCAGCATTGTGCAGTTGGCCCTAACAAGCCTGCTCTACTTGGTCATGATGCGACCGCCTATCAAGGAAATTGCTCTGGATACGGTGCAAGATATTTGGACCGAGT TCGAGGAGGCGAGGCCTATGGCGGGCAAGTATCTGTCCAAGTATCGGCCTGCTTTCATGGAGGCAGGACGGGAGGCAGCTGGCGACAATGCTGGGCAGGCGACAGCACCAGCCATCGCAGCTTGA
- a CDS encoding Cytochrome c oxidase assembly factor 3 produces the protein MPPSPQSTYYDRRLRQGPALVRARRPYLFKNAVTGLGLLTVVGTIYYYTLNAVGQDNFEDVKVPDEPRKPASSK, from the exons ATGCCTCCCAG CCCGCAATCGACATACTACGATCGCCGCCTGCGACAAGGCCCTGCCCTCGTTCGAGCCCGACGACCTTATCTTTTCAAGAACGCCGTCAccggtcttggcctcttgacCGTTGTCGGAACCATCT ATTACTATACCCTCAACGCCGTTGGCCAGGACAACTTTGAAGATGTCAAGGTCCCTGATGAGCCTCGGAAACCCGCCTCTTCCAAGTAA